The Psychrilyobacter piezotolerans genome has a segment encoding these proteins:
- the hpt gene encoding hypoxanthine phosphoribosyltransferase, whose protein sequence is MKYSVDVMISKKEIAEKVAELGARINKKYENSEELVLIALLRGSVIFMADLARELKLENVRLDFMTVSSYGDSMTSSRDVKIKKDIEDCIQGKDVLIVEDLIDTGFTLSKVVEILKIREPKSLSICTLLDKPARREANVEVEFSGFQIPDEFVVGYGIDYAEKHRELPFIGKVIIEK, encoded by the coding sequence ATGAAATATTCAGTAGATGTAATGATCTCAAAGAAAGAGATTGCAGAAAAAGTAGCAGAATTAGGGGCTAGAATAAATAAAAAGTATGAAAACAGTGAAGAGTTAGTATTGATTGCTCTTTTACGTGGATCGGTAATATTTATGGCTGACCTTGCCCGTGAACTAAAATTAGAGAATGTGAGACTGGACTTTATGACTGTATCCAGTTATGGGGATTCTATGACTTCTTCTAGAGATGTAAAGATAAAAAAAGATATAGAGGACTGTATCCAAGGTAAAGATGTACTTATTGTAGAAGATCTGATAGATACAGGATTTACTCTGAGTAAAGTTGTTGAGATTTTGAAGATCAGAGAACCAAAATCCCTCAGTATTTGTACACTTTTAGACAAACCGGCTAGAAGAGAAGCCAATGTTGAGGTAGAATTTTCTGGATTCCAGATCCCAGATGAATTTGTAGTGGGATATGGGATAGATTATGCTGAAAAACATAGAGAACTTCCATTTATCGGAAAAGTAATTATAGAAAAATAA
- the hpt gene encoding hypoxanthine phosphoribosyltransferase — translation MNKKPWDKGIATKMLTEEQIAARVAELGAQITKDFKDVEEDIIVVCLLKGSIIFMADLCRKIELPLKMDFMTVSSYGNEFVSTREVKIKKDLDENIMGKHVIVVEDIIDSGNTLKTVLKMLGHRGPKSVSLCTLLNKPSRREVEIDVQYIGFEIEDEFVLGYGLDYMQEYRNIPYVGIMGNLDELED, via the coding sequence TTGAATAAAAAGCCTTGGGATAAAGGAATTGCAACAAAAATGCTTACAGAGGAACAGATCGCTGCAAGAGTGGCCGAGTTAGGAGCTCAAATCACAAAAGATTTTAAAGATGTAGAGGAAGATATAATCGTAGTATGTTTATTAAAGGGATCGATTATATTTATGGCAGACCTTTGTAGAAAAATTGAATTACCACTAAAGATGGATTTTATGACTGTATCTAGTTATGGAAATGAATTTGTATCAACGAGAGAAGTAAAAATCAAGAAGGATTTAGATGAAAATATCATGGGGAAACATGTAATCGTGGTAGAGGATATTATCGATTCAGGAAACACATTGAAGACTGTATTAAAGATGCTGGGGCATAGAGGACCTAAGTCGGTATCATTATGTACACTTTTAAATAAGCCTTCTAGAAGGGAAGTTGAGATCGATGTACAATATATTGGTTTTGAAATAGAGGATGAGTTTGTATTGGGTTATGGATTAGACTATATGCAGGAATATAGAAACATCCCTTACGTAGGTATCATGGGGAATTTAGACGAATTAGAAGACTAA
- a CDS encoding alanine/glycine:cation symporter family protein: MEELFKTLSNLIWGNWLLATLLLVGLYFTVFTGFIQFRWFKLSMREVWDSRKSDSTKGEGTLSPYEALCTALSSCIGNGNIVGVATAIVLGGPGAVFWMWLAGILGMATKYAEIVLGMIYREKLKDGSFVGGPMYYLSKGLNMKKTGVLFAILMFLQISGGALIQSNAIALVAKDIFHIKPLVSGIIMVVLVSLVIVGGVKRLGFVSTKIVPIMALIYFLGSLAIIITNFHNIIPAIAVIFRSAFNFDSIGGGVAGYSIRTAMRFGIARGLYSNEAGEGSAPVLHSTAITDHPSRQGLFGIVEVFIDTIVMCSMTSFVIITTGIYKVDISPALMVMRAFESIHPIFRYIIGISMILFGFSSILAQWYFGDVTLTFILDKKRAEYFKFIFVFFSLIGSLVSLRLVWYIQDTILGIMIIPNLLAILLLSIQVKKSVKDFSKNYINI; the protein is encoded by the coding sequence ATGGAAGAATTATTTAAGACCTTATCCAATTTAATTTGGGGAAACTGGCTTTTAGCAACATTATTATTGGTAGGCCTGTATTTTACCGTTTTCACCGGCTTCATTCAATTTAGATGGTTTAAACTATCTATGAGAGAAGTTTGGGACAGCAGAAAATCAGACAGTACAAAGGGTGAAGGGACGCTTTCTCCCTACGAAGCTCTGTGTACAGCTCTTAGCAGCTGTATAGGAAATGGAAATATTGTAGGAGTGGCTACAGCTATTGTATTAGGTGGTCCGGGAGCTGTTTTTTGGATGTGGCTGGCCGGAATATTAGGTATGGCTACAAAATATGCAGAAATTGTGTTAGGTATGATATACAGGGAAAAATTAAAAGACGGTAGTTTTGTAGGCGGACCTATGTATTATCTTTCCAAGGGTTTGAATATGAAAAAAACAGGAGTTCTTTTTGCCATTTTAATGTTCCTCCAAATAAGCGGCGGGGCATTGATTCAATCCAATGCCATTGCTTTGGTAGCAAAAGATATTTTCCATATTAAACCTTTAGTTTCCGGGATAATCATGGTAGTTTTAGTGAGCTTAGTAATAGTCGGAGGAGTCAAAAGATTAGGGTTTGTATCTACTAAAATAGTCCCAATTATGGCTTTAATATATTTTTTAGGGAGTTTAGCAATCATTATTACCAATTTTCATAATATCATCCCGGCAATTGCCGTGATATTCAGATCTGCCTTTAATTTTGACTCGATTGGCGGCGGAGTAGCAGGGTATTCTATCAGAACAGCTATGAGATTCGGGATAGCCAGAGGTCTTTATTCCAACGAAGCAGGGGAGGGTTCTGCTCCTGTATTGCATTCAACAGCTATCACCGATCACCCTTCCAGGCAGGGTTTGTTTGGTATTGTAGAGGTATTTATAGATACCATTGTAATGTGTTCAATGACTTCATTTGTAATAATAACTACCGGTATATATAAAGTAGATATTTCACCGGCTTTAATGGTTATGAGAGCCTTTGAATCCATCCATCCTATATTTAGATATATAATAGGAATAAGTATGATATTGTTTGGTTTTTCTTCTATCCTGGCCCAGTGGTATTTTGGAGATGTGACCCTTACCTTTATATTGGATAAAAAAAGAGCTGAATATTTTAAATTTATTTTTGTATTTTTTAGCTTAATAGGCTCCCTTGTCAGTTTACGTTTAGTATGGTATATTCAAGATACTATACTAGGAATAATGATAATTCCTAATCTTTTAGCTATACTTTTACTCAGTATACAGGTCAAAAAATCAGTTAAAGATTTCTCAAAAAACTACATAAATATATAA
- a CDS encoding DeoR/GlpR family DNA-binding transcription regulator: protein MITLLANERYGKILSILDLEGSVKSSKLVKKLEVSLETIRRDLENLEKQGLLKKVHGGAVAKTNKVDNLPYTLREDESREEKQAVASKALEYIGEGETIALNGSTTNIEIAKLLKVKYNNLTVITNSLLIANELVQKEGINLILVGGIYNKREFSFLGENTVNALDKFSVNKSFISVGGVSLKRGVTDFLEEEVQLQKKFIEIANEVIILAVSSKIGNNSLIKICDLEDINFIITDSKLDKNMKKKYLKNGIEIKN, encoded by the coding sequence GTGATAACGTTGCTAGCAAACGAAAGATATGGTAAAATCCTAAGTATTTTGGATTTAGAAGGAAGTGTAAAATCTTCTAAGTTAGTTAAAAAATTGGAAGTATCCTTGGAAACCATCAGAAGAGATCTGGAAAATCTAGAAAAACAAGGTCTGCTAAAAAAAGTTCATGGAGGAGCTGTAGCCAAAACAAATAAAGTAGACAACCTTCCCTATACATTGAGAGAAGATGAAAGTAGAGAAGAAAAACAGGCTGTTGCATCTAAAGCTTTAGAATATATAGGTGAAGGGGAAACGATAGCTTTAAATGGAAGCACTACAAATATAGAGATCGCAAAACTGTTAAAAGTTAAGTACAACAACCTGACCGTCATAACAAATTCCCTGTTGATAGCCAATGAATTAGTTCAAAAAGAGGGGATAAACCTTATATTGGTAGGGGGAATATACAATAAAAGGGAATTTTCTTTTTTGGGTGAAAATACAGTCAATGCTTTGGACAAATTTTCGGTAAATAAATCCTTCATCAGTGTAGGAGGAGTTTCTCTAAAAAGAGGAGTTACAGATTTTTTGGAGGAAGAGGTCCAGCTGCAAAAAAAGTTTATAGAGATTGCAAACGAAGTTATAATCTTAGCAGTTTCCAGCAAAATAGGAAATAATTCCCTGATAAAAATATGTGATTTAGAGGATATTAATTTTATAATAACAGATTCCAAATTAGATAAAAACATGAAAAAAAAATATTTAAAAAACGGAATAGAGATAAAAAATTAG